TCGACGCCGCCACAGGAAAAAATCTCTGGACCTTCAGCACAGGAACCCCCGGCCTCCAGCCCACACGTGGGCTCAGCTACTGGACCGACGGAGCCCAAAGCATCCTCTTCGCTGGTCTCCTGACCAACCTCTACGCCATCGATCCCGCCACCGGCAAACTCATCCCCAGCTTTGGCGATGGCGGAAAGATCGACCTCCGCAAAGATCTCAACGAAAAAGACGTCACGCAATCCTTCGCCGCCCTCACCACTCCAGGCCTCATCTACAAAGACATGATCATCGTTGGCTTTCGCGCGCCCGAGACCGAGCCTGCACTGCACGGCGACATCCGCGCCTACGACGTCCACTCCGGCAATCTCCGCTGGATCTTCCACACCATTCCTGTTCCCGGAGAACCCGGCTACGAGACCTGGCCCAAAGACGCATGGAAGGTCACCGGCTCCGCCAACAACTGGACCGGCATGGCCCTCGACGAAACCCGCGGCATCGTCTACGTTCCCACTGGCTCCGCGGTCAACGACTTCTATGGCTTCGACCGCATCGGCGACGACCTCTACGCCAACACCCTTCTCGCGCTCGACGCCAACACCGGCCAACGCCTCTGGCACTTTCAAGGCGTCCATCACGACATCTGGGACCGCGACTTCCCCTCGCCCCCCTCTCTCGTCACCGTCCGCTCTCACGGCAAACAGGTTGACGCTGTAGCCCAAACCACCAAGCAGGGTTATCTCTTCCTCTTCGATCGCACCAACGGTAAGCCGCTCTTTCCGATCGAAGAAAAGCCGTTCCCTGCCTCCACCACCCCCGGCGAAAAAGCCTCCCCCACTCAGCCCATCCCATCCATCCCCGCACCCTACGCCCGCCAACTTCTCACCGCCGACATGCTCACCACCCGCACCCCCGAAGCGCACGCCTGGGCGACTGAGCAGTTCAAATCCTTCATCAGCAACGGCATCTTCGTCCCCTTCACCGTCGACAAGCAAACCGTAGTCTTCCCCGGCTTCGACGGCGGCGCCGAGTGGGGCGGCTCAGCCGTCGACATCAAAACCGGCGTCATCTACATCAACGCCAACGACATCCCCTGGACCGGCGGCCTCACCGAAAACAAACCCGGCGGCAGCCTCGGCGCCAACGTCTACCAAAGCCAGTGCTCCATCTGCCACGGAGGCGACCGCAAAGGCAGTCCCCCAGCCTTCCCGTCCCTCATCGACGAGCAAAAGCGCCTCTCCGACGCCCAGGTCACCGAGATCATCCACAACGGCAAAGGCCGCATGCCCT
The nucleotide sequence above comes from Tunturibacter empetritectus. Encoded proteins:
- a CDS encoding c-type cytochrome; amino-acid sequence: MKRLSSITGKLAPLLLAGVLTSTLGSREHTLAAASPQAKEHAAPRTDWPVYGGQSADDHYSALHQIDRTNVHKLKVAWTFDTREPGGLQTNPLIVGRILFGFTPMQKVIALDAATGKNLWTFSTGTPGLQPTRGLSYWTDGAQSILFAGLLTNLYAIDPATGKLIPSFGDGGKIDLRKDLNEKDVTQSFAALTTPGLIYKDMIIVGFRAPETEPALHGDIRAYDVHSGNLRWIFHTIPVPGEPGYETWPKDAWKVTGSANNWTGMALDETRGIVYVPTGSAVNDFYGFDRIGDDLYANTLLALDANTGQRLWHFQGVHHDIWDRDFPSPPSLVTVRSHGKQVDAVAQTTKQGYLFLFDRTNGKPLFPIEEKPFPASTTPGEKASPTQPIPSIPAPYARQLLTADMLTTRTPEAHAWATEQFKSFISNGIFVPFTVDKQTVVFPGFDGGAEWGGSAVDIKTGVIYINANDIPWTGGLTENKPGGSLGANVYQSQCSICHGGDRKGSPPAFPSLIDEQKRLSDAQVTEIIHNGKGRMPSFPNVEAARLTAVLEYLKTGDTGSPATSAPKSANRNEIAGAKIYDKNCAICHGDDLLGAPSNYPGLLGVRLRLTDQQILSNIHNGKGRMPSFHKLSDADTAHLLHFLGDSASPIIEAAVTSNNSSKKEVESALAPPGGFAKYRFTGYRKFLDPDGYPAVQPPWGTLNAIDLNTGRYLWKIPLGNYPELAANGLKDTGTENYGGPIVTANGIVFIAATNFDHTLRAFDSHTGALLWQGDLPYAGNATPATYMVDGRQYVVIATSNARNPKGPQGAAYVAFALP